One part of the Arabidopsis thaliana chromosome 4, partial sequence genome encodes these proteins:
- the MIOX4 gene encoding myo-inositol oxygenase 4 (myo-inositol oxygenase 4 (MIOX4); FUNCTIONS IN: inositol oxygenase activity; INVOLVED IN: L-ascorbic acid biosynthetic process, syncytium formation; LOCATED IN: cytoplasm; EXPRESSED IN: 19 plant structures; EXPRESSED DURING: 8 growth stages; CONTAINS InterPro DOMAIN/s: Protein of unknown function DUF706 (InterPro:IPR007828); BEST Arabidopsis thaliana protein match is: myo-inositol oxygenase 5 (TAIR:AT5G56640.1); Has 490 Blast hits to 486 proteins in 159 species: Archae - 0; Bacteria - 27; Metazoa - 132; Fungi - 132; Plants - 97; Viruses - 0; Other Eukaryotes - 102 (source: NCBI BLink).) translates to MTISVEKPIFEEVSAFEKSGDNIGELKLDGGFSMPKMDTNDDEAFLAPEMNAFGRQFRDYDVESERQKGVEEFYRLQHINQTVDFVKKMRAEYGKLDKMVMSIWECCELLNEVVDESDPDLDEPQIQHLLQSAEAIRKDYPNEDWLHLTALIHDLGKVITLPQFGGLPQWAVVGDTFPVGCAFDESNVHHKYFVENPDFHNETYNTKNGIYSEGCGLNNVMMSWGHDDYMYLVAKENGSTLPSAGQFIIRYHSFYPLHTAGEYTHLMNEEDKENLKWLHVFNKYDLYSKSKVHVDVEKVKPYYMSLIKKYFPENLRW, encoded by the exons ATGACGATCTCTGTTGAGAAGCCGATTTTTG aagaggtttctGCATTCGAGAAGAGTGGGGACAATATCGGAGAGTTGAAATTGGACGGAGGATTTTCGATGCCGAAAATGGACACCAATGACGACGAAGCTTTTTTGGCTCCTGAGATGAATGCATTTGGCCGCCAATTcag GGACTACGATGTTGAGAGTGAGAGGCAAAAGGGCGTCGAAGAGTTTTACAGATTACAACACATCAACCAAACTGTCGACTTT GTGAAAAAGATGAGGGCTGAATATGgaaaattagataaaatgGTGATGAGCATTTGGGAATGTTGTGAGCTTCTCAATGAGGTTGTGGATGAGAGTGATCCAGATCTTGACGAGCCCCAGATTCAGCATTTGCTTCAATCTGCCGAAGCCATCCGCAAAGATTACCCTAATGAAGATTGGCTTCATCTGACCGCTCTTATCCATG ATCTTGGGAAAGTTATTACTCTTCCACAATTCGGAGGACTTCCTCAATGGGCTGTTGTTG GTGACACATTCCCTGTTGGATGTGCATTTGATGAATCTAACGTACATCACAAG TACTTTGTGGAAAACCCAGATTTTCACAACGAAACCTACAACACTAAAAATGGGATTTACTCTGAAGGGTGTGGATTAAACAATGTCATGATGTCTTGGGGCCATGACGACTACATGTACCTG gtGGCTAAAGAAAACGGAAGTACCTTGCCGTCGGCTGGACAGTTTATCATAAGATACCATTCCTTTTACC CTTTGCACACGGCTGGAGAATACACCCATCTTATGAACGAGGAAGACAAGGAGAATCTGAAGTGGCTACACGTTTTCAA CAAGTACGACTTGTACAGTAAGAGCAAAGTTCACGTTGATGTGGAGAAGGTCAAGCCTTACTACATGTCTCTTATCAAGAAA TATTTCCCGGAAAACTTGAGGTGGTGA
- the GolS6 gene encoding galactinol synthase 6 (galactinol synthase 6 (GolS6); CONTAINS InterPro DOMAIN/s: Glycosyl transferase, family 8 (InterPro:IPR002495); BEST Arabidopsis thaliana protein match is: galactinol synthase 5 (TAIR:AT5G23790.1); Has 1309 Blast hits to 1308 proteins in 306 species: Archae - 0; Bacteria - 175; Metazoa - 257; Fungi - 268; Plants - 476; Viruses - 67; Other Eukaryotes - 66 (source: NCBI BLink).) — protein MAQMSMTVEKSIKADVTVSHDRVKRAYVTFLAGNKDYWMGVVGLAKGLRKVKSAYPLVVAILPDVPEEHRQILLAQGCIIREIEPVYPPENKTGYSMAYYVINYSKLRIWEFVEYEKMIYLDGDIQVFSNIDHLFDTPRGYLYAVKDCFCEISWSKTPQFKIGYCQQCPEKVTWPVESLGSPPPVYFNAGMLVFEPNLLTYEDLLRVVQITTPTYFAEQDFLNEYFTDIYKPIPSTYNLVMAMLWRHPEHIDLDQISVIHYCANGSKPWRFDETEEHMDREDIKMLVKKWWDIYEDSSLDYKNFVETESKLSPINATLASKESVGDVLISLAPSAA, from the exons ATGGCTCAAATGTCGATGACCGTCGAGAAGAGTATCAAAGCTGACGTGACGGTGAGCCATGACCGTGTGAAAAGGGCTTACGTCACTTTCCTTGCTGGAAACAAAGACTACTGGATGGGTGTAGTTGGTCTAGCCAAGGGACTTCGTAAGGTGAAATCTGCTTATCCTCTTGTGGTTGCGATTCTCCCGGACGTGCCTGAGGAACACCGTCAAATCCTGTTGGCTCAGGGATGCATCATCCGTGAGATTGAACCGGTTTATCCACCGGAAAACAAAACCGGTTATTCAATGGCCTATTACGTTATCAACTACTCCAAGCTTCGTATTTGGGAG TTTGTGGAGTATGAAAAGATGATTTATCTAGATGGAGACATTCAAGTATTTAGTAACATCGATCATCTTTTCGATACTCCTCGTGGCTACTTGTACGCTGTCAAAGATTGCTTTTGCGAGATTTCTTGGTCCAAAACTCCTCAATTTAAGATAGGTTACTGCCAACAATGTCCTGAAAAGGTGACATGGCCTGTTGAAAGTCTTGGTTCTCCACCGCCGGTATATTTCAACGCCGGTATGTTGGTTTTTGAACCTAATCTCCTCACTTACGAGGATCTCCTTCGTGTTGTTCAAATCACCACTCCGACATATTTTGCCGAacag GATTTTCTGAATGAATACTTTACAGACATTTACAAGCCCATCCCTTCGACCTACAACCTTGTAATGGCTATGCTTTGGCGTCATCCTGAACACATTGACCTTGACCAAATCAGTGTTATTCATTATTGTGCAAAT GGTTCGAAGCCTTGGAGATTCGATGAAACTGAAGAGCATATGGATCGTGAGGACATAAAAATGTTGGTGAAGAAATGGTGGGATATTTATGAAGATTCGAGTTTAGATTACAAGAACTTTGTCGAGACTGAGTCCAAACTGAGTCCGATCAATGCAACCTTGGCTTCCAAGGAATCTGTTGGCGATGTCCTTATTAGTCTTGCCCCTTCCGCTGCATAA
- a CDS encoding S-adenosyl-L-methionine-dependent methyltransferases superfamily protein (S-adenosyl-L-methionine-dependent methyltransferases superfamily protein; FUNCTIONS IN: O-methyltransferase activity; LOCATED IN: cytosol; EXPRESSED IN: shoot, inflorescence meristem, root, flower; EXPRESSED DURING: petal differentiation and expansion stage, seed development stages; CONTAINS InterPro DOMAIN/s: O-methyltransferase, family 3 (InterPro:IPR002935); BEST Arabidopsis thaliana protein match is: S-adenosyl-L-methionine-dependent methyltransferases superfamily protein (TAIR:AT4G34050.1); Has 30201 Blast hits to 17322 proteins in 780 species: Archae - 12; Bacteria - 1396; Metazoa - 17338; Fungi - 3422; Plants - 5037; Viruses - 0; Other Eukaryotes - 2996 (source: NCBI BLink).) codes for MAKDEAKGLLKSEELYKYILETSVYPREPEVLRELRNITHNHPQAGMATAPDAGQLMGMLLNLVNARKTIEVGVFTGYSLLLTALTLPEDGKVIAIDMNRDSYEIGLPVIKKAGVEHKIDFKESEALPALDELLNNKVNEGGFDFAFVDADKLNYWNYHERLIRLIKVGGIIVYDNTLWGGSVAEPDSSTPEWRIEVKKATLELNKKLSADQRVQISQAALGDGITICRRLY; via the exons ATGGCTAAGGATGAAGCCAAGGGATTGCTGAAAAGTGAAGAGCTCTATAAA TATATACTGGAGACTAGTGTGTACCCACGCGAGCCAGAGGTTCTCAGGGAGCTTAGGAACATTACTCATAACCACCCTCAAGCTGGTATGGCTACTGCACCAGACGCTGGCCAGTTGATGGGGATGCTGCTGAATCTGGTAAATGCAAGAAAGACTATCGAGGTTGGGGTTTTCACTGGATACTCTCTTCTCCTCACTGCTCTTACGCTACCAGAAGATGGCAAG GTTATCGCCATTGACATGAATAGAGACTCGTATGAAATAGGATTGCCGGTTATAAAGAAAGCTGGTGTTGAAcacaaaattgatttcaaagaGTCTGAAGCTCTTCCAGCCCTCGACGAGCTTTTAAACAAT AAAGTGAATGAGGGTGGATTCGACTTCGCATTTGTGGATGCAGACAAGCTGAATTATTGGAACTATCATGAGAGGCTTATTAGATTGATCAAGGTTGGTGGGATCATAGTGTATGATAACACTCTCTGGGGAGGATCAGTTGCTGAACCGGACTCGTCCACGCCCGAGTGGAGGATAGAAGTCAAGAAAGCAACCCTCGAGCTGAACAAGAAACTCTCGGCTGATCAGCGTGTGCAGATCTCGCAAGCTGCGCTTGGCGATGGTATCACTATTTGCAGGAGGTTATATTGA
- a CDS encoding histone-lysine N-methyltransferase (unknown protein; Has 30201 Blast hits to 17322 proteins in 780 species: Archae - 12; Bacteria - 1396; Metazoa - 17338; Fungi - 3422; Plants - 5037; Viruses - 0; Other Eukaryotes - 2996 (source: NCBI BLink).), producing MKKLARKWRRTRRDEDDDKFVLPTSEDVDSRPIDTQEQEEYVRYLEEAHAQQSLQWRSVFVVLLICFGAFLFYSIFQQFMSPWELRYHAYFMEDLKSWMVISAEWIAIMACSLSIVGLRDKKNDHRRWFWYSCVVGSALTIFWLYYLLRLPKFRWDAIWLPFGPLCGAGICLYVDHLLEESSEEVKKLRNYMYAYKAR from the exons atgaagaaGTTAGCGAGAAAATGGCGGAGAACTCGTCgtgacgaagatgatgataagtTCGTCCTTCCTACTTCTGAAGACGTCGATTCTCGGCCTATTGATACGCAag AGCAGGAGGAGTACGTTCGGTATCTTGAGGAAGCTCATGCTCAGCAAAGTCTTCAATGGAGG AGCGTGTTTGTGGTTCTTCTGATCTGCTTTGGAGCTTTCCTCTTCTACTCCATTTTCCAGCAGTTCATGTCACCATGGGAACTG CGGTATCATGCCTACTTTATGGAAGATCTCAAGTCATGGATGGTCATTTCAGCTG AGTGGATCGCTATCATGGCTTGCTCCCTCTCCATTGTCGGGCTACGAGATAAGAAGAATGATCATAGACGATGGTTCTGGTACTCTTGTGTTGTTGGATCTGCATTGACCATCTTTTGGCTTTATTACTTGCTGAG GCTTCCGAAATTCCGGTGGGATGCTATCTGGCTTCCGTTTGGGCCGCTTTG TGGAGCTGGAATTTGTCTATACGTGGACCATCTTCTAGAGGAGTCATCTGAGGAAGTGAAAAAACTGAGGAACTATATGTATGCATATAAAGCACGGTAG
- a CDS encoding Mitochondrial ATP synthase subunit G protein (Mitochondrial ATP synthase subunit G protein; FUNCTIONS IN: hydrogen ion transmembrane transporter activity; INVOLVED IN: proton transport, ATP synthesis coupled proton transport; LOCATED IN: mitochondrial proton-transporting ATP synthase complex, coupling factor F(o); EXPRESSED IN: 22 plant structures; EXPRESSED DURING: 13 growth stages; CONTAINS InterPro DOMAIN/s: ATPase, F0 complex, subunit G, mitochondrial (InterPro:IPR006808); BEST Arabidopsis thaliana protein match is: Mitochondrial ATP synthase subunit G protein (TAIR:AT4G29480.1); Has 35333 Blast hits to 34131 proteins in 2444 species: Archae - 798; Bacteria - 22429; Metazoa - 974; Fungi - 991; Plants - 531; Viruses - 0; Other Eukaryotes - 9610 (source: NCBI BLink).), whose amino-acid sequence MASKLLQLKSKACEASKFVSKHGTTYYKQLLDKNKMYIQEPATIEKCNELSKQLLYTRLASIPGRSESFWKEVNHVKGLWKNRADLKVEDAGIAALFGLECFAWYCAGEIVGRGFTFTGYYP is encoded by the exons ATGGCATCAAAGTTGCTACAATTGAAATCCAAGGCATGTGAAGCATCAAAGTTTGTTTCCAAGCATGGAACAACTTACTACAAACAGTTGCTGGATAAGAACAAGATGTATATCCAGGAGCCAGCTACTATAGAGAAATGCAATGAATTGTCTAAGCAGCTTCTCTACACTCGTCTTGCTAG CATTCCTGGGCGTTCTGAGTCATTTTGGAAGGAAGTCAATCACGTGAAGGGTTTATGGAAGAATCGGGCGGATTTGAAGGTTGAAGATGCTGGAATAGCTGCACTTTTTGGTCTGGAATGCTTTGCGTGGTACTGTGCAGGAGAGATTGTAGGAAGGGGCTTCACTTTCACCGGCTACTACCcttga
- the ACS7 gene encoding 1-amino-cyclopropane-1-carboxylate synthase 7 (1-amino-cyclopropane-1-carboxylate synthase 7 (ACS7); CONTAINS InterPro DOMAIN/s: 1-aminocyclopropane-1-carboxylate synthase (InterPro:IPR001176), Pyridoxal phosphate-dependent transferase, major domain (InterPro:IPR015424), Aminotransferase, class I/classII (InterPro:IPR004839), Aminotransferases, class-I, pyridoxal-phosphate-binding site (InterPro:IPR004838), Pyridoxal phosphate-dependent transferase, major region, subdomain 1 (InterPro:IPR015421), Pyridoxal phosphate-dependent transferase, major region, subdomain 2 (InterPro:IPR015422); BEST Arabidopsis thaliana protein match is: 1-amino-cyclopropane-1-carboxylate synthase 8 (TAIR:AT4G37770.1); Has 33519 Blast hits to 33516 proteins in 2975 species: Archae - 937; Bacteria - 23616; Metazoa - 672; Fungi - 820; Plants - 1333; Viruses - 0; Other Eukaryotes - 6141 (source: NCBI BLink).), whose amino-acid sequence MGLPLMMERSSNNNNVELSRVAVSDTHGEDSPYFAGWKAYDENPYDESHNPSGVIQMGLAENQVSFDLLETYLEKKNPEGSMWGSKGAPGFRENALFQDYHGLKTFRQAMASFMEQIRGGKARFDPDRIVLTAGATAANELLTFILADPNDALLVPTPYYPGFDRDLRWRTGVKIVPIHCDSSNHFQITPEALESAYQTARDANIRVRGVLITNPSNPLGATVQKKVLEDLLDFCVRKNIHLVSDEIYSGSVFHASEFTSVAEIVENIDDVSVKERVHIVYSLSKDLGLPGFRVGTIYSYNDNVVRTARRMSSFTLVSSQTQHMLASMLSDEEFTEKYIRINRERLRRRYDTIVEGLKKAGIECLKGNAGLFCWMNLGFLLEKKTKDGELQLWDVILKELNLNISPGSSCHCSEVGWFRVCFANMSENTLEIALKRIHEFMDRRRRF is encoded by the exons atgggtcTTCCTCTAATGATGGAGAGatcatcaaacaacaacaacgtcGAGCTTTCTCGAGTGGCGGTTTCAGACACTCACGGCGAAGACTCACCGTACTTCGCCGGCTGGAAAGCTTACGACGAAAATCCTTACGACGAATCTCATAACCCTTCCGGTGTCATCCAAATGGGTCTCGCTGAGAATCAG GTCTCGTTTGATCTTCTTGAAACTtacttggagaagaagaatccagaAGGTTCGATGTGGGGATCAAAAGGAGCTCCTGGGTTCCGTGAAAACGCATTGTTTCAAGACTACCACGGTCTCAAAACTTTCAGACAAGCCATGGCTAGTTTCATGGAACAGATTCGAGGAGGCAAAGCTAGATTTGATCCTGACCGGATCGTCCTCACCGCCGGAGCCACCGCCGCTAACGAACTCTTAACTTTCATTCTCGCCGATCCTAACGACGCCCTTCTAGTTCCCACACCGTATTATCCAGG ATTCGATAGAGATTTGAGATGGAGAACCGGAGTGAAAATAGTACCCATCCACTGCGACAGCTCGAACCATTTCCAGATAACCCCGGAGGCGCTAGAGTCGGCGTACCAAACGGCTCGTGACGCGAACATTAGAGTCCGAGGAGTGCTCATAACCAACCCATCGAACCCATTAGGGGCGACGGTCCAAAAGAAGGTTCTAGAAGATCTCCTTGACTTCTGCGTACGCAAGAATATTCACTTGGTCTCAGACGAGATCTACTCCGGCTCCGTCTTCCATGCCTCCGAGTTCACAAGCGTTGCCGAGATCGTAGAAAACATAGATGACGTGTCAGTAAAGGAACGAGTTCACATCGTCTACAGTCTCTCCAAGGATCTTGGTCTTCCTGGTTTCCGCGTGGGAACTATATACTCGTACAACGATAATGTTGTTCGGACAGCGAGAAGGATGTCGAGCTTCACGCTTGTCTCGTCTCAGACACAACATATGCTGGCTTCTATGTTGTCGGATGAGGAGTTTACGGAGAAGTACATTAGGATAAACCGGGAAAGACTTAGAAGACGGTACGATACCATTGTGGAAGGGCTTAAGAAGGCAGGGATTGAGTGTTTGAAAGGGAACGCAGGGCTATTTTGTTGGATGAATTTGGGTTTCTTGCTcgaaaagaaaactaaagacGGCGAGCTCCAGCTTTGGGATGTGATCTTAAAGGAGCTGAACCTGAATATATCTCCGGGATCTTCGTGCCACTGCTCGGAGGTCGgatggtttagggtttgttttgcTAATATGAGTGAGAACACTTTGGAGATTGCGTTGAAGAGAATACATGAGTTCATGGACCGACGAAGGAGGTTttga
- the MIOX4 gene encoding myo-inositol oxygenase 4 (myo-inositol oxygenase 4 (MIOX4); FUNCTIONS IN: inositol oxygenase activity; INVOLVED IN: L-ascorbic acid biosynthetic process, syncytium formation; LOCATED IN: cytoplasm; EXPRESSED IN: 19 plant structures; EXPRESSED DURING: 8 growth stages; CONTAINS InterPro DOMAIN/s: Protein of unknown function DUF706 (InterPro:IPR007828); BEST Arabidopsis thaliana protein match is: myo-inositol oxygenase 5 (TAIR:AT5G56640.1).) codes for MTISVEKPIFEEEVSAFEKSGDNIGELKLDGGFSMPKMDTNDDEAFLAPEMNAFGRQFRDYDVESERQKGVEEFYRLQHINQTVDFVKKMRAEYGKLDKMVMSIWECCELLNEVVDESDPDLDEPQIQHLLQSAEAIRKDYPNEDWLHLTALIHDLGKVITLPQFGGLPQWAVVGDTFPVGCAFDESNVHHKYFVENPDFHNETYNTKNGIYSEGCGLNNVMMSWGHDDYMYLVAKENGSTLPSAGQFIIRYHSFYPLHTAGEYTHLMNEEDKENLKWLHVFNKYDLYSKSKVHVDVEKVKPYYMSLIKKYFPENLRW; via the exons ATGACGATCTCTGTTGAGAAGCCGATTTTTG aagaagaggtttctGCATTCGAGAAGAGTGGGGACAATATCGGAGAGTTGAAATTGGACGGAGGATTTTCGATGCCGAAAATGGACACCAATGACGACGAAGCTTTTTTGGCTCCTGAGATGAATGCATTTGGCCGCCAATTcag GGACTACGATGTTGAGAGTGAGAGGCAAAAGGGCGTCGAAGAGTTTTACAGATTACAACACATCAACCAAACTGTCGACTTT GTGAAAAAGATGAGGGCTGAATATGgaaaattagataaaatgGTGATGAGCATTTGGGAATGTTGTGAGCTTCTCAATGAGGTTGTGGATGAGAGTGATCCAGATCTTGACGAGCCCCAGATTCAGCATTTGCTTCAATCTGCCGAAGCCATCCGCAAAGATTACCCTAATGAAGATTGGCTTCATCTGACCGCTCTTATCCATG ATCTTGGGAAAGTTATTACTCTTCCACAATTCGGAGGACTTCCTCAATGGGCTGTTGTTG GTGACACATTCCCTGTTGGATGTGCATTTGATGAATCTAACGTACATCACAAG TACTTTGTGGAAAACCCAGATTTTCACAACGAAACCTACAACACTAAAAATGGGATTTACTCTGAAGGGTGTGGATTAAACAATGTCATGATGTCTTGGGGCCATGACGACTACATGTACCTG gtGGCTAAAGAAAACGGAAGTACCTTGCCGTCGGCTGGACAGTTTATCATAAGATACCATTCCTTTTACC CTTTGCACACGGCTGGAGAATACACCCATCTTATGAACGAGGAAGACAAGGAGAATCTGAAGTGGCTACACGTTTTCAA CAAGTACGACTTGTACAGTAAGAGCAAAGTTCACGTTGATGTGGAGAAGGTCAAGCCTTACTACATGTCTCTTATCAAGAAA TATTTCCCGGAAAACTTGAGGTGGTGA
- a CDS encoding Ribosomal protein L31e family protein (Ribosomal protein L31e family protein; FUNCTIONS IN: structural constituent of ribosome; INVOLVED IN: translation, ribosome biogenesis; LOCATED IN: ribosome, cytosolic large ribosomal subunit; EXPRESSED IN: 22 plant structures; EXPRESSED DURING: 13 growth stages; CONTAINS InterPro DOMAIN/s: Ribosomal protein L31e (InterPro:IPR000054), Ribosomal protein L31e, conserved site (InterPro:IPR020052); BEST Arabidopsis thaliana protein match is: Ribosomal protein L31e family protein (TAIR:AT5G56710.1); Has 1093 Blast hits to 1093 proteins in 354 species: Archae - 146; Bacteria - 2; Metazoa - 458; Fungi - 148; Plants - 170; Viruses - 0; Other Eukaryotes - 169 (source: NCBI BLink).) → MSEKKGRKEEVVTREYTINLHRRLHSCTFKKKAPKAIKEIRKFAEKEMGTKDVRVDVKLNKQIWSKGIRGPPRRIRVRVARKRNDDEDAKEEFFSLVTVAEIPAEGLSGLGTKIIEEED, encoded by the exons ATGTCGGAGAAGAAGGGAAGGAAAGAGGAGGTGGTGACCAGAGAGTACACCATCAACCTTCACAGACGCCTTCATAGCTG TACCTTTAAGAAGAAGGCTCCAAAGGCGATCAAGGAGATAAGGAAGTTTGCTGAGAAGGAAATGGGGACAAAGGATGTGAGAGTGGATGTTAAATTGAACAAGCAGATTTGGAGCAAAGGTATCAGAGGTCCTCCGAGGAGAATCAGAGTCCGAGTTGCTCGTAagagaaatgatgatgaagatgcaAAGGAAGagttcttctctcttgtcACTGTTGCTGAAATCCCTGCTGAAGGACTCTCTGGCCTCGGCACTAAGATCATTGAAGAAGAGGATTAA